One segment of Amycolatopsis alba DSM 44262 DNA contains the following:
- a CDS encoding glycosyltransferase family 2 protein, with amino-acid sequence MTSTTVVVVTWRGAAHITACLDAVAAQSRPHRVLVVDNASDDGTAGLLAAHPSKPEVLRLRRNTGYAGAMAAALDKVDTPLMAWLNDDAAPAPEWLATCEDTLGKAPLAAAVSARLTLADGTVQSTGVRLTADGHGADLTEHAAEVFGFCGGAAVLNVEALRSVGGVPASYFCYYEDTDTAWRLRLAGWDVVGAEADVTHQHGASTQPGSVQFHLWNERNRLLTLLRCAPRAVAIRQLVKFAALTAVLPLRGKPQAPNFRLSLRCRVLGAVVTRLPRTLLERRAIGRRAALGRGAVWEAWAGL; translated from the coding sequence ATGACCAGCACCACCGTCGTCGTGGTCACCTGGCGCGGCGCCGCGCACATCACCGCCTGCCTCGACGCCGTCGCCGCGCAGTCCCGGCCGCATCGCGTCCTGGTCGTCGACAACGCCTCCGACGACGGAACGGCCGGGCTGCTCGCCGCCCACCCGTCGAAGCCCGAGGTGCTGCGGCTGCGGCGCAACACCGGCTACGCGGGCGCTATGGCCGCCGCACTGGACAAAGTGGACACCCCGCTGATGGCCTGGCTGAACGACGACGCCGCGCCCGCCCCCGAGTGGCTCGCGACCTGCGAAGACACCCTCGGGAAGGCTCCGCTCGCCGCGGCCGTGAGCGCCCGGTTGACCCTCGCCGACGGGACCGTCCAGTCCACTGGCGTCCGCCTGACGGCCGATGGCCACGGCGCCGATCTGACCGAACACGCCGCCGAGGTCTTCGGCTTCTGCGGGGGCGCGGCCGTGCTGAACGTCGAGGCGCTGCGTTCCGTCGGCGGTGTCCCGGCCTCCTACTTCTGCTACTACGAGGACACCGACACCGCGTGGCGGCTGAGGCTGGCGGGCTGGGACGTCGTCGGCGCCGAAGCCGACGTCACCCATCAGCATGGCGCGAGCACGCAGCCGGGGTCGGTCCAATTCCACCTGTGGAATGAACGCAACCGCCTGCTGACCCTCCTCCGGTGCGCTCCGCGCGCGGTGGCGATCCGCCAGCTGGTGAAGTTCGCCGCGCTCACGGCAGTACTCCCGTTACGAGGGAAACCGCAAGCGCCGAACTTCCGTCTGAGCCTCCGGTGCCGGGTGCTCGGCGCCGTCGTCACCCGCCTGCCCCGGACGCTGCTCGAGAGACGGGCCATCGGGCGGCGGGCGGCGCTCGGCCGAGGCGCGGTCTGGGAGGCGTGGGCCGGGCTTTAA